A genome region from Nocardioides cynanchi includes the following:
- a CDS encoding GlxA family transcriptional regulator has product MSSARRPHRVVVLLLAPLIGYDAVIPAQLLGEAKDADGRLLYDVTMASLDGAPVVTSSGYAITPQHDASALRTADTVVVPGTQIPGPRTDGTIPAYLATALATIRPGTRLVSICTGAFVLASAGLLDGRRATTHWEYADHLAALYPEVQVDADVLFTDDGDVLTSAGLSAGVDLCLHLLRADHGSEVANRVARHCVVPPWRDGGQAQYIERHVPSPAGESTAGARAWALERLDADVPALARQAGMSLRTFARRFREETGVSPGAWLIQQRVRHAQRLLEATDLPIDDVADQAGLGTAASLRAHLRTHAGVSPSAYRRTFRGLPDRSTA; this is encoded by the coding sequence ATGTCGTCAGCCCGCCGCCCGCACCGTGTCGTCGTCCTGCTCCTCGCGCCGCTGATCGGCTACGACGCGGTGATCCCGGCCCAGCTCCTCGGCGAGGCGAAGGACGCCGACGGACGCCTCCTCTACGACGTGACCATGGCCAGCCTCGACGGCGCGCCGGTGGTCACCTCGTCCGGCTACGCGATCACCCCCCAGCACGACGCGTCCGCCCTGCGCACGGCCGACACCGTCGTCGTTCCCGGCACGCAGATCCCGGGGCCGCGCACCGACGGGACGATCCCGGCTTATCTGGCGACCGCGCTGGCCACGATCCGGCCCGGCACGCGGCTGGTCTCGATCTGCACCGGCGCGTTCGTGCTGGCGTCCGCCGGGCTGCTCGACGGCCGCCGGGCGACCACGCACTGGGAGTACGCCGACCACCTGGCCGCGCTGTATCCCGAGGTCCAGGTCGACGCCGACGTGCTGTTCACCGACGACGGCGACGTGCTGACCAGCGCCGGGCTGAGCGCCGGCGTCGACCTCTGCCTGCACCTGCTGCGCGCCGACCACGGGAGCGAAGTGGCCAACCGCGTGGCCCGGCACTGCGTCGTACCCCCCTGGCGCGACGGCGGGCAGGCGCAGTACATCGAGCGCCACGTCCCCTCCCCCGCCGGCGAGTCCACCGCGGGTGCCCGTGCCTGGGCCCTGGAACGCCTCGACGCCGACGTGCCCGCGCTGGCCCGGCAGGCCGGGATGAGCCTGCGCACCTTCGCGCGCCGCTTCCGTGAGGAGACCGGGGTCTCGCCGGGCGCGTGGCTGATCCAGCAGCGGGTGCGGCACGCCCAGCGCCTGCTCGAGGCCACGGACCTGCCGATCGACGATGTCGCCGACCAGGCCGGGCTCGGCACCGCAGCCTCCCTGCGGGCCCACCTGCGCACCCACGCCGGCGTCTCGCCCAGCGCCTACCGGCGGACCTTCCGGGGCCTGCCGGACCGGTCGACCGCCTGA
- a CDS encoding GNAT family N-acetyltransferase, with translation MTVELDRIGVDGLDLALAGELAEIDNAALEQTVRRRHTAETFLYECRDYGTEGPLEGIWLARLDGRVVGYAGLTLNLYENRDGAKILGAVHPDHQRRGTGRALMEAAEAGTDRPRLRAPAWSGTAGEQAVPRLGYTRQGSHEVRRLSLREAPSAALVAEAERSAAAYDLERIVGGCPDHLLPEMQVLREAINDAPEGGEFEAYPPERIRSVERWLAGQRQTPYTIVARHRATGEAAGLTITCTHDLRPAIAAQEDTSVLPAHRGHRLGLRMKLAMLAWLRDERPEVEFVDTWNAAGNAPMIAINDALGCWVVAETIAFRKDRSASA, from the coding sequence GTGACCGTCGAGCTCGACCGGATCGGTGTCGACGGCCTGGACCTGGCCCTGGCCGGGGAGCTCGCCGAGATCGACAACGCCGCCCTCGAGCAGACCGTCCGGCGCCGGCACACCGCCGAGACCTTCCTCTACGAGTGTCGCGACTACGGCACCGAGGGCCCGCTGGAGGGGATCTGGCTGGCCCGGCTCGACGGACGCGTGGTCGGCTACGCCGGGCTGACCCTCAACCTCTACGAGAACCGCGACGGAGCCAAGATCCTCGGCGCGGTCCACCCCGACCACCAGCGGCGGGGGACCGGGCGGGCACTGATGGAGGCCGCCGAGGCGGGCACCGACCGGCCGAGGCTGCGGGCGCCCGCCTGGTCCGGGACCGCGGGTGAGCAGGCGGTGCCCCGGCTGGGCTACACGCGCCAGGGCTCCCACGAGGTACGACGTCTCTCCCTGCGGGAGGCCCCGTCCGCCGCCCTGGTGGCCGAGGCCGAGCGCTCCGCCGCGGCCTACGACCTGGAGCGGATCGTCGGCGGGTGCCCCGACCACCTGCTCCCCGAGATGCAGGTCCTCCGGGAGGCCATCAACGACGCGCCGGAAGGTGGCGAGTTCGAGGCCTACCCGCCTGAGCGGATCCGCAGCGTCGAGCGCTGGCTGGCCGGCCAGAGGCAGACGCCGTACACCATCGTGGCCCGGCACCGGGCGACCGGTGAGGCGGCCGGCCTGACCATCACCTGCACCCATGACCTCCGCCCCGCGATCGCGGCGCAGGAGGACACGTCGGTCCTCCCCGCGCACCGCGGCCACCGGCTCGGCCTGCGGATGAAGCTGGCGATGCTCGCGTGGCTGCGAGACGAGCGCCCGGAGGTGGAGTTCGTCGACACCTGGAACGCCGCCGGCAACGCCCCGATGATCGCCATCAACGACGCCCTGGGCTGCTGGGTGGTCGCCGAGACGATCGCGTTCCGCAAGGACCGCTCCGCGTCCGCCTAG
- a CDS encoding GNAT family N-acetyltransferase yields the protein MLEVRAATREDRDDVVRVMASAFDDDPVTRWLVPEGRSLVPLFRAHLGTANAHAQSVDVAVADGVAVGAAIWQEPGYRVSTWRQLAAIPAYARALGRHLGRGATVESVMHRARPHEEFWYLAGVGAVRRGEGIGSAMLRHRLDRVAGPAYLESSKQENISLYERFGFEQRDPIRVPGGPELWPMWRKG from the coding sequence GTGCTGGAGGTGCGGGCGGCGACGCGCGAGGACCGGGACGACGTCGTCCGGGTGATGGCGTCGGCCTTCGACGACGACCCGGTGACCCGGTGGCTGGTCCCGGAGGGTCGTTCGCTCGTCCCGCTCTTCCGGGCCCACCTCGGGACCGCGAACGCCCACGCGCAGAGCGTCGACGTGGCCGTGGCCGACGGGGTGGCGGTGGGTGCGGCGATCTGGCAGGAGCCCGGCTACCGGGTCAGCACGTGGCGCCAGCTGGCCGCGATCCCGGCCTACGCGCGTGCCCTGGGCCGGCACCTGGGGCGCGGCGCGACCGTGGAGTCGGTGATGCACCGGGCCCGGCCGCACGAGGAGTTCTGGTACCTCGCCGGCGTCGGTGCGGTGCGACGTGGCGAGGGCATCGGCTCCGCGATGCTGCGGCACCGGCTCGACCGGGTTGCGGGGCCGGCGTACCTCGAGAGCAGCAAACAGGAGAACATCTCCCTCTACGAACGCTTCGGGTTCGAGCAGCGCGACCCGATCCGGGTGCCCGGTGGACCCGAGCTCTGGCCGATGTGGCGGAAGGGATGA
- a CDS encoding septum formation family protein has protein sequence MRLLAGVLAGLVLAGCSSSSGSSTPQVAATPLQSPTSSATVVSPAPPPPPPPAHACYRLGYTDALAPTSDLKPAPCTGPHTAVTFFVGRLPPDQPVDGPAVHHLVSTACPRRFASFVGGSVDDRRLSLLRTVWFTPTLEQAQAGARWFRCEAIAIRGDQDLAPLTGPIAGALDSDTTRQRFALCGTAEPGTAGFQQRICSSPHTWRALRTVDFAAGSYPGTDQVKAAGQTPCQDAAHAVAADPLNFRWSYQWPTPQQWRSGQTYGVCWAPS, from the coding sequence GTGAGGCTCCTCGCGGGGGTGCTGGCCGGCCTCGTGCTGGCCGGCTGCTCGTCCTCCTCCGGCTCGTCGACACCCCAGGTCGCGGCCACACCCCTGCAGTCGCCCACGTCGTCGGCGACCGTGGTCAGCCCCGCTCCTCCTCCGCCGCCCCCGCCGGCGCACGCCTGCTACCGGCTGGGCTACACCGACGCGCTGGCACCGACCAGCGACCTCAAGCCGGCGCCCTGCACCGGGCCGCACACCGCGGTGACCTTCTTCGTCGGCAGGCTCCCCCCGGACCAGCCGGTCGACGGGCCCGCGGTCCACCACCTCGTCTCGACCGCCTGCCCGCGCCGCTTCGCGTCGTTCGTGGGCGGCAGCGTGGACGACCGCCGGCTCAGCCTGCTCCGCACCGTGTGGTTCACCCCCACCCTCGAGCAGGCGCAGGCGGGCGCCCGCTGGTTCCGCTGCGAGGCGATCGCGATCCGCGGCGACCAGGACCTCGCGCCGCTCACCGGTCCGATCGCCGGCGCGCTCGACAGCGACACGACGCGTCAGCGCTTCGCACTCTGCGGCACCGCGGAGCCCGGCACGGCCGGCTTCCAGCAGCGGATCTGCTCCTCGCCCCACACCTGGCGAGCGCTGCGCACCGTGGACTTCGCGGCCGGCTCCTACCCCGGCACCGACCAGGTGAAGGCCGCCGGCCAGACGCCCTGCCAGGACGCCGCCCACGCGGTGGCCGCCGATCCCCTCAACTTCCGCTGGTCCTACCAATGGCCGACCCCTCAGCAGTGGCGCTCGGGGCAGACCTACGGCGTGTGCTGGGCGCCGAGCTGA
- a CDS encoding MFS transporter, giving the protein MTRGLDSARPPEGSARPPEGSARPPEGSGLHWAWVVAPVTFVTLVGSAAFRSVPGVLMDPLHMEFGWSHATIGLAVSVNMMLFGLISPFAAALMDRFGIRPVVTFALVMVALGSGLTVFMTAAWQLVLCWGVLVGVGAGSMSMAFIATVVNRWFVARRGLVAGVLTAGNATGQLVFLPLVAWLATHHGWRSAALTTAAAALAVVPLIVLLMRNHPADLGLRAYGATDADPGPPPHQPVGSSAGRALQVLGTAARQPTFWLLAGGFAICGATTNGLIATHFIPAAMDHGMPPTTAASLLAVVGIFDVAGTIASGWFTDRIDPRMLLLAYYVLRGVGLLALPSLLSPHTTPSTWVFIIFYGLDWVATVPPTVMLCRDRFGAADGSIVFAWVFASHQVGAAFAAYGAGVIRDRTGSYDLAFYLAAGLCVVAAFLSVSIRRVPSPTIADEPALAPV; this is encoded by the coding sequence ATGACACGTGGTCTCGACTCCGCTCGACCACCGGAGGGCTCCGCTCGACCACCGGAAGGCTCCGCTCGACCACCGGAGGGCTCCGGCCTGCACTGGGCCTGGGTGGTCGCACCGGTCACCTTCGTCACGCTGGTCGGCTCGGCGGCGTTCCGCTCGGTGCCGGGCGTGCTGATGGACCCGCTGCACATGGAGTTCGGCTGGTCGCACGCCACCATCGGGCTCGCGGTCTCGGTGAACATGATGCTGTTCGGCCTGATCTCGCCCTTCGCGGCGGCGCTGATGGACCGGTTCGGGATCCGGCCGGTGGTCACCTTCGCGCTGGTGATGGTGGCGCTGGGCAGCGGGCTGACGGTGTTCATGACCGCCGCGTGGCAGCTGGTGCTCTGCTGGGGCGTGCTGGTCGGCGTGGGAGCCGGCTCGATGTCCATGGCCTTCATCGCCACCGTGGTGAACCGCTGGTTCGTCGCCCGACGCGGTCTCGTGGCCGGCGTCCTCACCGCCGGCAACGCCACCGGGCAGCTGGTCTTCCTGCCGCTGGTCGCCTGGCTGGCGACCCACCACGGCTGGCGGTCAGCCGCGCTGACGACCGCGGCGGCCGCGCTCGCCGTCGTACCGCTGATCGTCCTGCTGATGCGCAACCATCCGGCCGACCTCGGCCTGCGGGCGTACGGCGCCACCGACGCCGACCCCGGGCCGCCCCCGCACCAGCCGGTCGGGTCGTCCGCCGGGCGGGCTCTCCAGGTGCTCGGCACGGCGGCGCGCCAGCCGACCTTCTGGCTGCTGGCCGGTGGCTTCGCGATCTGCGGGGCCACCACGAACGGGCTGATCGCCACCCACTTCATCCCCGCCGCGATGGACCACGGGATGCCACCGACCACCGCCGCGAGCCTGCTCGCCGTGGTCGGGATCTTCGACGTCGCCGGGACCATCGCGTCGGGCTGGTTCACCGACCGGATCGACCCGCGGATGCTGCTGCTGGCCTACTACGTGCTCCGCGGCGTCGGGCTGCTCGCGCTGCCGTCGCTGCTCTCGCCGCACACCACGCCGTCGACCTGGGTGTTCATCATCTTCTACGGCCTGGACTGGGTGGCGACCGTGCCGCCGACGGTGATGCTGTGCCGTGACCGGTTCGGGGCCGCCGACGGTTCCATCGTCTTCGCGTGGGTCTTCGCCTCGCACCAGGTCGGCGCCGCCTTCGCGGCCTACGGCGCCGGGGTGATCCGCGACCGCACCGGCTCCTACGACCTGGCGTTCTACCTCGCCGCCGGGCTGTGCGTCGTCGCCGCGTTCCTGTCGGTCAGCATCAGACGGGTGCCGTCGCCCACCATCGCCGACGAGCCAGCGCTGGCTCCGGTCTAG
- a CDS encoding septum formation family protein, whose product MRRHTGFRVLPAVGVAVLVLGSASACGGSTSSASQGRLPTPPTTSTRTRVGSGRSGPHTGQCRLVSRKALAGTAFDTSTSVPCSRRHNAETASVRPIYGSAGVPDQATLQAYYGECGPDVGNYLHLTQRPMSRITLVPVPARSSAGKPIVLCDLVVLTGLGTPYDHGPYAVTSTSLRSQAVGNRLASWHLCTNHLAPSFALVDCTKPHPVEAAFHVVTLHLIGDRYPSGGTDHNRRGDAACRHAVAQRPDAHALTVHSHWPTRADWANQQKPPELQGACWFWRTDGKDLPPVVG is encoded by the coding sequence ATGAGAAGACACACGGGGTTCCGGGTCCTACCCGCCGTGGGGGTAGCGGTGCTGGTGCTCGGCTCGGCATCGGCCTGCGGGGGCAGCACGTCCTCCGCCTCGCAGGGAAGGCTCCCGACGCCCCCGACGACCTCGACGCGAACCCGCGTCGGGAGCGGACGGTCGGGCCCGCACACCGGGCAGTGCCGCCTGGTGTCCAGGAAGGCGCTCGCGGGCACGGCGTTCGACACGTCGACGAGCGTGCCCTGCTCGCGGAGGCACAACGCCGAGACGGCGTCGGTGCGACCGATCTACGGCAGCGCGGGGGTCCCCGACCAGGCCACCCTGCAGGCCTACTACGGCGAGTGCGGCCCGGACGTGGGCAACTACCTGCACCTGACCCAGCGACCGATGAGCCGGATCACCCTCGTGCCGGTCCCGGCCCGCAGCAGCGCCGGGAAGCCCATCGTCCTCTGTGACCTCGTCGTGCTCACCGGTCTCGGCACCCCCTACGACCACGGGCCGTACGCCGTGACCAGCACGTCGTTGCGGAGCCAGGCCGTCGGCAACCGGCTCGCGAGCTGGCACCTGTGCACGAACCACCTGGCGCCGTCGTTCGCCCTGGTCGACTGCACGAAGCCGCATCCGGTCGAAGCCGCCTTCCACGTCGTGACCCTGCACCTGATCGGCGACCGGTACCCCAGCGGGGGCACGGACCACAACCGGCGAGGAGACGCGGCGTGCCGGCACGCGGTGGCGCAGCGGCCCGATGCTCACGCGCTCACCGTGCACAGCCACTGGCCGACCCGGGCCGACTGGGCGAACCAGCAGAAGCCCCCGGAGCTCCAGGGCGCGTGCTGGTTCTGGAGGACGGACGGCAAGGATCTCCCACCCGTCGTCGGCTGA
- a CDS encoding SAM-dependent methyltransferase codes for MSLDLPPVHDDLAFLAPLSEQRAGVLVDFLAAGAPSTVLDLGCGWGELLLRVVDRVPSTRGRGVDQDESALAHGRELASARGLADRVGFESADIRAMTEPADAVICIGASQVWGDPVETAGPLDYVAALTALRSLLPRGGRLVYGEGIWSRPPTAAATAPLAGRHDEYVDLGTLTRLATDHGFAVLGAGEATLDEWDEFEGGFTAGYARWLLDHPDDHPDADEVRGLAARQRAAYFQGYRGVLGLAYLRLVAL; via the coding sequence ATGAGCCTCGACCTGCCGCCGGTGCACGACGACCTCGCCTTCCTGGCTCCCCTCTCCGAGCAGCGGGCCGGGGTGCTGGTCGACTTCCTGGCCGCCGGTGCGCCCTCGACGGTGCTCGACCTCGGCTGCGGGTGGGGCGAGCTGCTGCTGCGGGTGGTCGACCGTGTGCCGAGCACGCGGGGCCGGGGCGTGGACCAGGACGAGTCCGCACTGGCCCACGGCCGGGAGCTCGCGTCGGCCCGGGGGCTGGCGGACCGGGTGGGCTTCGAGTCCGCGGACATCCGGGCCATGACCGAGCCGGCCGACGCGGTGATCTGCATCGGCGCGTCGCAGGTCTGGGGTGACCCGGTCGAGACCGCCGGACCGCTCGACTACGTCGCCGCACTCACCGCGCTGCGGAGCCTGCTGCCCCGAGGCGGCCGGCTGGTCTACGGCGAGGGCATCTGGTCGCGCCCGCCGACGGCGGCCGCGACGGCACCCCTGGCCGGACGCCACGACGAGTACGTCGACCTGGGCACTCTCACCCGGCTGGCCACCGACCACGGCTTCGCGGTCCTCGGGGCCGGCGAGGCCACGCTGGACGAGTGGGACGAGTTCGAGGGCGGCTTCACCGCCGGCTACGCCCGGTGGCTGCTCGACCACCCCGATGACCACCCGGACGCCGACGAGGTCCGCGGCCTCGCGGCACGCCAGCGCGCGGCGTACTTCCAGGGCTACCGCGGCGTCCTCGGCCTGGCCTACCTCCGGCTCGTGGCCCTGTGA
- a CDS encoding septum formation family protein has translation MLHAPRLAIPLLSAALLLTGCFGGSGGRDPKADSTVAPDVGVCRLLTPTEVAQPSNATAAVPCSDKHTAETFAAGALPGRFAATAYDDPGLAAWAYRTCSDQFIRFTGADVSLAMRTILSWAWFRPSQQAWDAGARWYRCDVIGGGDQTRAYVDLPTQAKGLLLGRPADAWMVCAQGATVSGSVKVPCSDQHDWRAVTTIVVGQPGDSYPGDRVVQSRTRDFCSKSVGAFLDYPVDYDFGYSWFHEAEWQSGNRRSVCWARMTS, from the coding sequence GTGCTGCACGCCCCGCGCCTGGCCATCCCCCTGCTGAGCGCTGCGCTGCTCCTGACCGGCTGCTTCGGCGGGTCCGGCGGCCGCGACCCGAAGGCCGACTCCACGGTCGCGCCGGACGTCGGCGTCTGCCGGCTGCTCACCCCGACCGAGGTCGCCCAGCCCAGCAACGCCACCGCCGCCGTCCCGTGCAGCGACAAGCACACCGCCGAGACCTTCGCCGCCGGCGCGCTGCCGGGTCGCTTCGCGGCGACGGCGTACGACGACCCGGGGCTCGCCGCCTGGGCCTACCGCACCTGTTCCGACCAGTTCATCCGGTTCACCGGTGCCGACGTGAGCCTGGCGATGCGCACCATCCTCAGCTGGGCGTGGTTCCGGCCGAGCCAGCAGGCGTGGGACGCCGGAGCCCGGTGGTACCGCTGCGACGTGATCGGAGGCGGCGACCAGACCCGTGCGTACGTCGACCTGCCGACCCAGGCCAAGGGCCTGCTCCTGGGCCGCCCCGCCGACGCGTGGATGGTCTGCGCGCAGGGCGCCACGGTCAGCGGCTCGGTCAAGGTGCCGTGCAGCGACCAGCACGACTGGCGCGCGGTGACCACGATCGTGGTCGGCCAGCCGGGCGACTCCTATCCCGGCGACCGGGTGGTCCAGAGCCGGACCCGCGACTTCTGCTCGAAGTCCGTGGGCGCGTTCCTCGACTACCCGGTGGACTACGACTTCGGCTACTCGTGGTTCCACGAGGCGGAGTGGCAGTCCGGCAACCGGCGCTCGGTGTGCTGGGCGAGGATGACGTCGTGA
- a CDS encoding helix-turn-helix domain-containing protein, with amino-acid sequence MRDRDSLDALRAAQVLGRQPTVGRFIDATMELLQSELGDGLVTFNELNLAEGTATVSLRPYLEHHKGAVAELKDNLAEHPMLSWYTSQPDWSPVRISDLIDPQSLRASRIYEEVLVPVGGQHAVLISVTEPLSDTWLYFMANRAERDFDDDELEFARRLQPVLVALYTSLAGDQSSAGRAQVPVTRRELTVLRLVAAGHTADRISHELSISRATVRKHLENLYRKLGTTDRLGAVIQARDLGLLREDEVSRAFHWDVWA; translated from the coding sequence ATGCGAGACCGGGACTCCCTCGACGCCCTTCGAGCGGCCCAGGTGCTGGGCCGGCAGCCGACCGTCGGCCGGTTCATCGACGCGACCATGGAGTTGCTGCAGAGCGAGCTCGGCGACGGACTGGTGACCTTCAACGAGCTGAACCTCGCGGAGGGGACCGCGACCGTCTCCCTGCGGCCGTACCTCGAGCACCACAAGGGTGCGGTCGCCGAGCTCAAGGACAACCTGGCCGAGCACCCGATGCTCAGCTGGTACACCAGCCAGCCGGACTGGTCACCGGTGCGGATCAGCGACCTGATCGACCCGCAGAGCCTGCGGGCGTCCCGGATCTATGAGGAGGTCCTGGTCCCGGTGGGGGGACAGCACGCGGTGCTGATATCGGTGACCGAGCCGCTGTCGGACACGTGGCTGTACTTCATGGCGAACCGCGCCGAGCGTGACTTCGACGACGACGAGCTGGAGTTCGCCCGACGGCTCCAGCCGGTGCTGGTCGCGCTGTACACGAGTCTGGCCGGCGACCAGTCGTCCGCGGGCAGAGCGCAGGTGCCGGTGACCCGGCGCGAGCTCACCGTGCTTCGCCTGGTGGCGGCCGGGCACACCGCGGACCGGATCTCGCACGAGCTCTCGATCAGCCGGGCCACGGTGCGCAAGCACCTGGAGAACCTCTACCGCAAGCTCGGTACGACCGACCGGCTCGGAGCCGTCATCCAGGCCCGCGACCTGGGGCTGCTGCGGGAGGACGAGGTCTCCCGGGCCTTCCACTGGGACGTGTGGGCCTGA